The following proteins are encoded in a genomic region of Leucoraja erinacea ecotype New England chromosome 21, Leri_hhj_1, whole genome shotgun sequence:
- the pnp4a gene encoding purine nucleoside phosphorylase 4a translates to MAVVHQELLLPTWLARAYPTVIRLNNCVDCFSYETYLETTEWLLARTKHRPKVAIICGSGLGALAETLTDQETFKYTDIPNFPKSTAQGHAGQLVFGELKGKTCVCMQGRFHMFEGYTLTKVTFPVRVFRLLGVKVLIVTNAAGSIADDYNTGDIMIIKDHVNLPGMAGQHPLRGPNDEKFGCRFPCMSDVYDRALGKLALDISTELDCANLVHHGVYCMVGGPSFETIAEARFLHKFGVDVVGMSTVPEVTVARHCGLRVFGLSLITNKVTKEYNSTEAVDHNAVLSIGKMRAEMVQRLIMELVGRMEVTSMGVQDIPGE, encoded by the exons TTAATAACTGTGTGGATTGTTTCAGTTACGAGACATATCTGGAGACAACAGAATGGTTGTTGGCAAGGACCAAACATCGACCAAAGGTTGCAATAATCTGTGGCTCGGGATTAGGAGCTCTTGCTGAGACACTCACCGATCAGGAGACCTTCAAGTACACAGATATTCCCAACTTCCCGAAAAGCACAG CGCAAGGACATGCTGGTCAACTAGTCTTTGGAGAACTGAAGGGGAAGACATGCGTATGTATGCAGGGACGTTTCCACATGTTCGAAGGTTACACGCTCACAAAG GTAACTTTCCCTGTCCGGGTTTTCCGACTGCTGGGGGTTAAAGTCCTGATTGTGACTAATGCGGCCGGATCGATTGCGGATGATTACAACACAGGAGACATCATGATCATCAAGGATCACGTTAATCTGCCGGGGATGGCAGGGCAGCATCCTCTCCGGGGACCCAATGATGAAAA GTTTGGTTGCCGCTTCCCCTGCATGTCTGATGTATACGACAGGGCACTGGGCAAGTTGGCTCTGGATATAAGCACTGAGCTGGACTGCGCTAATTTAGTGCATCATGGGGTATACTGCATGGTTGGCGGCCCCAGCTTCGAGACAATAGCTGAAGCACGTTTTCTTCACAAGTTCGGAGTTGATGTTGTGG GAATGAGCACTGTTCCTGAAGTCACTGTGGCAAGACACTGCGGCCTGCGAGTGTTCGGCCTCTCGCTGATCACCAACAAAGTGACGAAAGAGTATAACAGCACTGAAGCAGTGGACCACAACGCTGTTCTGAGTATCGGCAAAATGAGGGCTGAAATGGTGCAACGCCTGATAATGGAGCTTGTGGGTCGCATGGAGGTGACATCCATGGGTGTGCAAGACATCCCAGGAGAATAA